The genomic region GGCGTCCGCGCCGATGCGCCTGCCCGCCACTCCCGGCGGGTAGGAGAGGTCCAGGCAGTAGGCCTCCACGCCCCGGGCGCCCAGGGCCCCGGCATAGGGGCTTCCGGCGGCGGCCACGTCCACCGCCACCTCTCCGGCCGTCGGCCGGGCCTCCCGGTTGGTCAGGTAGTGCTCCAGGCACTTCTCCAGGGCATACTGCCCATACGGCCGATAGAAATCCGCGACCTCGCGGAAGTCGTCCAGCCAGCGCTCGAAGTCCGCCGCGTCGATTCGGCTGTCCTCCACCCGGGCTCCCAGGGACGCCAGTTCGTCGCGCACGGCCCGGAACAGGGCCACGTTGCCCACCGGGTCCTGGAGGTGGTCGCGGAAGGACTGCCGCAGCCGGGGCGGACTCGCCTCGAAGGCGCGCAGCTGTTTTTCGATGCTCATGCGTTCTTCCCGCAGAGGGCGAACCAGCTGCTGGTGGGGGTCAGGCGGCGCAGCAGGCCGGGCCGGGGCGCGGGGCGCTCCAGCTCCGCCGGGTCGAAGGTCTCGTTCTCCATGCTGAAGACCGTGAACCCGGCCTCGGCCAGGAGGCGCAGCAGTTCGCGCCGGTCGAATTCGGTGTGGAAGAATGTCTCGCCGTCCCAGCTGGCGGTGATGAGCCTGCGACGGCGGGTGGAAGGCCACAGGCGGCCCAGGAAATATTCCAGGTGGGAGCGCGCGCTGGAGCGGTCCAGATAGGCCCGGTTGGGCGTGTCGAGCATGAGCAGTCCGCCCGGCTTGAGCACGCGGGCGGCCTCCCGGAGCCCGCCCAGGGGATCGAAGAGGTGCTCCAGGATGTCGGTGTAGTTGACCACCTCGAAGCTCGCGTCCGGGTAGGGCAGGGCCAGGGCGTTGGCCAGCTGGGCGTGGCCGTGGTCCAGGAACTCCTCCACGTAGGAGCGCACCGCGTCCACGCCGTGGTTCACGAATCCGGCCTCGGCGTACTCGATGGGAATGCCGTCGTTGCAGCGCCCGCCGCAGCCCACGTGCAGGACGAGGCCGCCGGAACTCCGGGGCCGGACGCGGCGCATGATCTTGCGGGCCTTCACCCGGACCTCGCGGCGCTGGTGCTCGTAGTCCGGGGAGGTCTCGTCGTCCTTCATGAACTCGGCCCGGCCCCGCTCGCAGCAGCCCGCCCGGAGCACGGTCCGCCGGAGGCGCTCCAGGTCGCGTTCCCAGTCCGCGT from Desulfovibrio aminophilus harbors:
- a CDS encoding methyltransferase domain-containing protein produces the protein MSIEKQLRAFEASPPRLRQSFRDHLQDPVGNVALFRAVRDELASLGARVEDSRIDAADFERWLDDFREVADFYRPYGQYALEKCLEHYLTNREARPTAGEVAVDVAAAGSPYAGALGARGVEAYCLDLSYPPGVAGRRIGADATATGLPDGFADSLTLHCAYECFMGDADTRFLAEAARILRPGGSLVVAPLYLEDTHFNVTSPHCDQERVVIDPGADRVWRDDPWKEPFARHYSPAAFMERVWDRLPATLSGRVLFFPEAAELMRRHPGQLVYCLFLLRCERIAA
- a CDS encoding class I SAM-dependent methyltransferase yields the protein MSPAANDRTLLRCPACLGGLADGGDGALACAACGRVYPSLGRYHDLFVEDRAPTAYPPDLEHLSYPRERLLRLEPPRATAWDRLFGRAAFNADWERDLERLRRTVLRAGCCERGRAEFMKDDETSPDYEHQRREVRVKARKIMRRVRPRSSGGLVLHVGCGGRCNDGIPIEYAEAGFVNHGVDAVRSYVEEFLDHGHAQLANALALPYPDASFEVVNYTDILEHLFDPLGGLREAARVLKPGGLLMLDTPNRAYLDRSSARSHLEYFLGRLWPSTRRRRLITASWDGETFFHTEFDRRELLRLLAEAGFTVFSMENETFDPAELERPAPRPGLLRRLTPTSSWFALCGKNA